A window of the Streptomyces luomodiensis genome harbors these coding sequences:
- a CDS encoding polyketide synthase, whose product MGSESAESLRGWLISRVAELSGVDPEVIDGHEVFTRYGLDSRGLTSLAEELSGLLGRAVPPPLVWRYPSPFALADHLAGAAEPAVEPAAEPLLAWEGGGQEPVAVIGLACRFPKAPSAEAFWRLLSGEADAVGDLPDGRWSGRARGGFLDQVDLFDPEFFDISPREAVHMDPQQRLALELAWEALEDAGIAPGSLAGSRTGVFAGAMWSEYGAGICADPELITQHTLAGGDPSVIPARISYALGLRGPSLQVNTACSSSLVAVHLAARSLRDGECDLALACGVSLMLAGDTMTALTRLGALAPDGRTKAFDARADGYGRGEGAGTVVLKPLSRALADGDPVHCVIRGSAVNNDGATNGLTAPSPQAQEAVLREACARAGVAPADIQYVEAHGTGTALGDPIEAGALSAVLCDGRPADRPLVIGSVKSSIGHLEPAAGIAGLIKVIMAMRHRALPPSAQFDEPNPHIPFEDWGLRVPRRLEAWSPDSEGRLLAGVSAFGFGGTNCHVVLEGSGEDPMHLARLSAESAEALRDAARRLASAADPWSAARALAADPASGPHRLALSFRDRSDLTRGVDSFLAGREAPGVAAGQCDGDRPRIAFLFGGQGSQWAGMGARLMRQEPAFRAAFTRCEAAMSPYLDWSPSRLLTSQDTQWTTSTELAQPAIFAVQVALAELWRHWGVEPDAVAGMSMGEVAAAHVAGALGLQEAAMVMCHRSRLAHQLTGRGGMAVVELPEAETGELVREHEGRLWTAGTAGPSSTVVSGDRDVLRGVLDRLTSRGVRCGLINVSYASHSPYVEEILPDLRQALAGLRPGPCHTPFYSSVTGGRMDGAALDAEHWVRTEREPWRFTDAVRSLLADGYRVFVDADPHPILTDAVQQHGARALPSLRRDDRGRSTLIDSLGALHALGAPWRPRAAGCELLVVSGRTRQALLASAAAMAGHLDARPDDELHDICHTAGARRTHHEYRLAVTATTTQEAAGALRAAAAAAGAGGAEEPRKADPAGGVVFVFPGQGSEWAGVGRTLLRDEPVFRAAVEECDQALRPLTGWSLTGELNAPVEASRLGRTAVAQPVLFAVEVALARLWQSWGITPAAVIGHSVGEIAAAHLAGVLPLPEAARIVHHRARLMEGASGTGRMAAVDRPAGQMRPLLAGYAGRLDIAAVNDPGSVVLSGQADALADALERLRSEGAHCRELRVNHAFHSHQMEAAADELERTLDPVNAHPAALPFYSTVTGALVTGEDLDAGHWARNIRRPVRFADAVDAAISGGSRIFLEVGGHPVLMENVHNCLAAREVRGASVGSLRRGEAERAALLRAAGALHTRGAPIDFEGLLGPGRAVPLPPYPWQRERYWLTASSAGSGHPLLGEGLSSSVTPGTHFWQRELNPVRLPAIAHLRLRGKTVAPGAVFVEMALAAAAEAYRTEDVELADIVFEQALFVDEADAPTVQTVLGEGIVQISGRTQEGWVRHARAVVRTGSGPAADEPQAPPGPQCLRQERDGAEHYRRLAAAGQEMGAGLKNVRRLRLGPGEVLADVRLPEEEQRRADHFHLHPALLDACLQVAVVLRAETSGGAHLVTGIGRLRVVRPPLGAVRVHGRVCGDGVEVSLLDEHDRILVRVEGVRTRPLPGGPDRLDECLFTLAWQRQDAHSRPLEGAGAPAAGGPWLVLAEEDDGIGAALAGELRAQGARCTLVTPRQAGRDDPGALRSVLEDTVPAGVVHIWNSGTSGALALVDAVVGLGWRDTPQIWWVTRAAQAAGEGRHPVRVDQAPLWGVGRAAALSHPDLGCARIDLAADPGAGEAAALAAELLHEDRETDIALRPEGRYVARLVPAGRLADREVVLPGTGTYLVVTDDAELAEALTGWLTEHGARDVAVSAPAGDDEVAALVADCATARMPLRGVICADARSAWQLHQHTLGCELELFVLYSSTAALLGHGGDAPGDALLDAVAHHRRALGLPGVSVNWAPAGADGIGIGQVTRAEGSRALSRALGSGLGQLAVMRLNLRHWFESCPSATGTPVLEGLEHSGDESGSFSERLAAAGAGQRPALLEEHLVEQLALTLGQDAARLDRSVPFRSMGLESLMAVELRNRLESTLGVRLPVALLFTCSTVAALRDHVWDALGLATSPARTDGVAERVSAADRDVAGPDWSGLEEEIDRMSDAEAERLLLESIRLADEESPHE is encoded by the coding sequence GTGGGGTCTGAATCTGCTGAGTCGCTGCGGGGGTGGCTCATTTCACGGGTGGCCGAGCTGAGCGGCGTGGACCCGGAAGTCATCGACGGCCATGAGGTGTTCACCCGCTACGGGCTCGACTCACGCGGCCTCACCAGCCTCGCTGAGGAGCTCAGCGGGCTGCTCGGCCGGGCCGTACCGCCGCCCCTGGTCTGGCGGTATCCCAGCCCGTTCGCGCTCGCCGACCACCTCGCCGGTGCCGCCGAGCCGGCGGTGGAACCGGCCGCGGAACCGCTCCTGGCGTGGGAGGGGGGCGGGCAAGAGCCGGTCGCCGTCATCGGACTGGCCTGCCGTTTCCCCAAGGCGCCGTCGGCCGAGGCGTTCTGGCGGCTGCTCAGTGGCGAGGCGGACGCGGTCGGTGACCTGCCGGACGGCCGGTGGAGTGGTCGGGCCCGGGGCGGGTTCCTGGACCAGGTGGACCTGTTCGACCCGGAGTTCTTCGACATCTCCCCACGGGAGGCCGTCCACATGGATCCGCAGCAGCGGCTCGCCCTGGAACTGGCGTGGGAGGCGCTGGAGGACGCCGGGATCGCGCCCGGCAGCCTCGCGGGCAGCCGCACCGGGGTGTTCGCCGGGGCGATGTGGAGTGAGTACGGTGCCGGCATCTGCGCCGATCCGGAGCTGATCACCCAGCACACGCTGGCCGGCGGCGACCCGAGCGTGATACCTGCCCGCATCTCCTACGCTCTGGGTCTGCGCGGCCCCAGCCTCCAGGTGAACACCGCCTGTTCGTCGTCCCTGGTCGCCGTCCACCTCGCGGCACGCAGCCTCCGGGACGGCGAATGCGACCTGGCGCTGGCCTGCGGGGTGAGCCTGATGCTGGCCGGGGACACGATGACCGCGCTGACCCGGCTCGGCGCGCTGGCGCCGGACGGCCGGACGAAGGCTTTCGACGCCCGCGCAGACGGCTACGGCCGGGGCGAGGGCGCTGGGACGGTCGTACTGAAGCCCCTCAGCCGTGCCCTGGCCGACGGTGATCCGGTGCACTGCGTGATCCGGGGCAGCGCGGTGAACAACGACGGGGCCACCAACGGGCTGACCGCGCCGAGCCCGCAGGCGCAGGAGGCGGTGCTGCGCGAGGCCTGCGCCCGCGCGGGCGTGGCGCCCGCCGACATCCAGTACGTGGAAGCGCACGGCACGGGTACCGCGCTGGGCGACCCCATCGAGGCGGGCGCGCTGAGCGCGGTGCTGTGCGACGGCCGCCCGGCTGACCGGCCGCTGGTGATCGGCTCGGTTAAGAGCAGCATCGGCCACCTGGAGCCGGCGGCGGGGATCGCGGGGCTGATCAAGGTCATCATGGCGATGCGTCACCGCGCGCTCCCGCCGAGCGCTCAGTTCGACGAACCCAATCCACACATTCCGTTCGAGGACTGGGGGCTGCGCGTGCCCCGCCGGCTGGAGGCGTGGAGTCCCGACAGCGAGGGCCGCCTGCTCGCCGGGGTCAGCGCGTTCGGCTTCGGCGGGACGAACTGCCATGTCGTCCTCGAGGGCAGCGGCGAGGACCCCATGCACCTGGCGCGGCTGTCCGCCGAGTCGGCGGAGGCCCTGCGGGACGCGGCCCGCCGGCTGGCGTCCGCCGCCGATCCGTGGTCCGCCGCCCGCGCCTTGGCTGCCGATCCGGCATCGGGGCCGCACCGTCTCGCGCTGTCCTTCCGCGACCGAAGCGACCTCACCCGCGGGGTGGACAGTTTCCTCGCCGGCCGGGAAGCTCCCGGTGTCGCAGCCGGCCAGTGCGACGGGGACCGGCCGCGGATCGCGTTCCTCTTCGGTGGCCAGGGGTCCCAGTGGGCCGGTATGGGGGCGCGGCTGATGCGTCAGGAACCGGCGTTCCGGGCGGCGTTCACCCGCTGCGAGGCAGCGATGAGCCCGTACCTGGACTGGTCACCGAGCCGGCTGCTGACGTCGCAAGACACCCAGTGGACGACGTCGACCGAGCTCGCCCAGCCCGCGATCTTCGCCGTGCAGGTCGCTCTGGCCGAACTGTGGCGTCACTGGGGCGTCGAGCCGGACGCCGTCGCCGGGATGAGCATGGGAGAGGTCGCCGCCGCGCATGTGGCCGGCGCTCTCGGCCTTCAGGAGGCGGCCATGGTCATGTGCCATCGCAGCCGGCTCGCCCACCAGCTCACCGGCCGGGGCGGTATGGCAGTGGTCGAGCTGCCGGAGGCGGAGACGGGCGAACTGGTGCGGGAGCACGAGGGCCGGCTGTGGACGGCCGGCACGGCGGGGCCTTCCTCCACCGTGGTCTCCGGCGACCGGGACGTCCTGCGCGGCGTCCTTGACCGGCTCACCTCGCGCGGGGTCCGCTGCGGGCTGATCAACGTCAGCTATGCCTCGCACAGCCCGTACGTCGAGGAGATACTGCCCGATCTGCGCCAGGCCCTGGCCGGACTGCGCCCCGGGCCCTGCCACACGCCGTTCTACTCCTCCGTCACCGGGGGGCGGATGGACGGCGCCGCGCTGGACGCCGAGCACTGGGTGCGGACCGAACGCGAACCGTGGCGGTTCACCGACGCTGTCCGCAGCCTGCTCGCCGACGGCTACCGCGTTTTCGTCGACGCCGACCCCCACCCGATCCTCACCGACGCGGTTCAGCAGCACGGCGCCCGAGCCCTGCCGTCACTGCGCCGGGACGACCGCGGACGTTCCACGCTGATCGACTCCCTGGGGGCCCTGCATGCTCTCGGCGCGCCCTGGCGCCCCCGTGCCGCGGGGTGCGAACTTCTCGTCGTCTCGGGACGGACCCGTCAGGCGCTGCTCGCCTCGGCCGCGGCGATGGCCGGCCACCTCGATGCCCGCCCGGACGACGAACTCCACGACATCTGCCACACCGCGGGAGCACGGCGCACCCATCACGAGTACCGGCTCGCGGTCACCGCCACCACCACCCAGGAGGCGGCCGGGGCGCTGCGCGCCGCGGCCGCCGCCGCCGGCGCCGGTGGGGCGGAGGAGCCCCGCAAAGCCGACCCGGCCGGCGGTGTGGTGTTCGTCTTCCCCGGCCAGGGCTCGGAGTGGGCCGGGGTGGGCCGGACCCTGCTGCGGGACGAGCCCGTCTTCCGGGCAGCCGTCGAGGAGTGCGATCAAGCGCTGCGCCCGCTGACCGGCTGGTCGCTGACCGGGGAACTGAACGCGCCCGTGGAGGCGAGCCGTCTGGGGCGGACCGCGGTGGCGCAACCCGTGCTGTTCGCGGTCGAGGTCGCCCTGGCCAGGCTGTGGCAGTCCTGGGGCATCACTCCCGCCGCCGTGATCGGCCACAGCGTGGGAGAGATCGCGGCAGCCCATCTCGCGGGCGTGCTGCCCCTCCCCGAAGCGGCGCGCATCGTCCACCACCGGGCCCGGCTCATGGAGGGCGCGTCCGGCACGGGCCGGATGGCCGCCGTGGACCGGCCGGCCGGACAGATGCGGCCGCTGCTGGCCGGTTACGCGGGCCGGCTCGACATCGCGGCGGTCAACGACCCCGGCTCGGTCGTGCTCTCCGGCCAGGCCGATGCCCTGGCCGATGCCCTTGAGCGGCTGCGCAGCGAGGGCGCCCACTGCCGCGAGCTGCGGGTGAACCACGCCTTCCACAGCCACCAGATGGAGGCGGCGGCCGACGAGCTGGAACGCACGCTCGATCCCGTGAACGCACATCCGGCCGCCCTGCCCTTCTACAGCACCGTCACCGGCGCCCTGGTCACCGGCGAGGACCTGGACGCCGGGCACTGGGCCCGCAACATCAGGCGTCCGGTGCGGTTCGCCGACGCGGTGGACGCGGCGATATCCGGCGGGAGCCGGATCTTCCTCGAAGTGGGGGGCCACCCGGTCCTGATGGAGAACGTGCACAACTGCCTCGCGGCGCGTGAGGTGCGCGGTGCGTCCGTGGGGAGCCTCAGGCGCGGCGAGGCGGAGCGCGCCGCGCTGCTCCGGGCCGCCGGAGCCCTGCACACACGAGGCGCTCCGATCGACTTCGAGGGGCTGCTCGGGCCGGGCCGGGCCGTGCCGCTGCCTCCCTACCCGTGGCAGCGCGAGCGGTACTGGCTCACCGCGTCCTCGGCCGGTTCCGGGCATCCGCTGCTGGGTGAGGGGCTGTCCTCCTCCGTGACGCCGGGCACCCATTTCTGGCAGCGCGAGCTGAACCCGGTACGGCTGCCTGCCATCGCACATCTGCGCCTGCGCGGCAAGACCGTGGCGCCCGGTGCCGTGTTCGTCGAGATGGCCCTGGCCGCCGCGGCGGAGGCGTACCGGACCGAGGACGTCGAGCTCGCCGACATCGTCTTCGAGCAGGCGCTGTTCGTCGACGAGGCCGACGCGCCGACCGTACAGACCGTCCTGGGCGAGGGCATCGTGCAGATCTCGGGCCGCACCCAGGAGGGGTGGGTACGGCATGCGAGGGCCGTTGTGCGTACCGGCTCAGGGCCAGCGGCGGACGAGCCACAGGCGCCGCCGGGTCCGCAGTGCCTGCGGCAGGAGCGCGACGGCGCGGAGCACTACCGCCGGCTGGCCGCGGCCGGTCAGGAGATGGGTGCGGGCCTCAAGAACGTCAGGCGTCTGCGGCTCGGGCCGGGTGAGGTGCTGGCGGATGTGCGGCTCCCCGAAGAGGAACAGCGCCGCGCCGACCATTTCCACCTCCATCCCGCCCTGCTCGACGCCTGCCTCCAGGTGGCGGTCGTGCTGCGTGCGGAGACCTCGGGCGGTGCGCATCTGGTCACCGGGATCGGCCGGCTGCGGGTGGTGCGTCCGCCACTGGGTGCGGTGCGCGTGCACGGCCGGGTGTGCGGCGACGGCGTGGAGGTGTCCCTGCTGGATGAGCACGACCGGATCCTGGTGCGGGTCGAGGGTGTGCGGACCCGGCCGCTGCCCGGCGGACCCGACCGGCTGGACGAGTGCCTGTTCACGCTTGCGTGGCAGCGGCAGGATGCGCACTCGCGGCCGCTGGAGGGTGCGGGGGCGCCGGCGGCCGGCGGGCCGTGGCTGGTACTGGCCGAGGAGGACGACGGCATCGGGGCAGCGCTTGCCGGGGAACTGCGCGCCCAGGGCGCGCGGTGCACCCTGGTCACGCCCCGGCAGGCCGGGCGGGACGACCCTGGCGCCCTGCGGTCGGTGCTCGAGGACACCGTCCCTGCCGGGGTGGTCCACATCTGGAACAGCGGCACCTCCGGCGCGTTGGCGCTCGTGGACGCCGTGGTGGGACTGGGATGGCGGGACACACCGCAGATCTGGTGGGTGACCAGGGCGGCGCAGGCGGCCGGCGAGGGGCGGCACCCGGTGCGGGTGGATCAGGCTCCGCTGTGGGGAGTGGGCCGTGCCGCGGCCCTGAGCCACCCGGACCTGGGGTGCGCCAGGATCGATCTCGCGGCCGATCCCGGCGCCGGTGAGGCGGCCGCCCTCGCGGCCGAACTGCTGCACGAGGACCGGGAGACCGATATCGCCCTGCGTCCCGAGGGCCGTTACGTGGCCCGCTTGGTACCGGCGGGCCGTCTGGCCGACCGGGAGGTCGTGCTGCCGGGTACGGGAACCTACCTCGTGGTCACCGACGACGCCGAGCTGGCCGAGGCGCTGACCGGGTGGCTGACCGAGCATGGCGCCAGGGACGTCGCGGTATCCGCGCCGGCGGGCGACGACGAGGTGGCCGCTCTGGTCGCGGACTGCGCTACCGCCCGCATGCCGCTGCGCGGCGTCATCTGTGCCGATGCGCGCAGCGCATGGCAGCTCCACCAGCACACCCTGGGGTGTGAGCTGGAGCTGTTCGTGCTGTACTCCTCGACTGCCGCACTGCTCGGCCATGGTGGTGACGCGCCGGGGGACGCGCTCCTGGACGCCGTCGCACACCACCGCCGGGCCCTGGGTCTGCCCGGCGTGAGCGTGAACTGGGCCCCGGCGGGGGCGGACGGCATAGGGATCGGGCAGGTGACCCGGGCCGAGGGCTCGCGCGCGCTGAGCCGCGCCCTGGGTTCGGGCCTGGGCCAGCTGGCGGTGATGCGGCTGAACCTCAGGCACTGGTTCGAGTCCTGTCCCAGCGCTACGGGGACGCCTGTGCTGGAGGGGCTGGAGCACTCCGGTGACGAGAGCGGATCGTTCAGCGAGCGCCTCGCCGCGGCCGGCGCCGGGCAGCGGCCTGCGCTCCTCGAGGAACATCTGGTGGAGCAGCTGGCCCTGACGCTCGGTCAGGATGCCGCCCGGCTGGACCGCTCGGTGCCGTTCCGCTCCATGGGACTGGAGTCGCTGATGGCGGTGGAACTGCGCAACCGGCTGGAATCGACGCTTGGTGTGCGGCTGCCTGTGGCGCTGCTGTTCACCTGCTCCACGGTGGCCGCGCTGAGGGACCACGTGTGGGATGCCCTTGGCCTCGCCACTTCCCCAGCGCGGACCGATGGCGTGGCGGAGCGGGTGTCAGCGGCGGACAGGGACGTGGCAGGTCCCGACTGGTCCGGTTTGGAAGAGGAAATCGACCGCATGTCCGACGCAGAGGCCGAACGGCTCCTGCTGGAGAGTATCCGGCTCGCCGATGAGGAGTCGCCCCATGAGTGA